A stretch of the Harpia harpyja isolate bHarHar1 chromosome 5, bHarHar1 primary haplotype, whole genome shotgun sequence genome encodes the following:
- the LOC128141991 gene encoding feather keratin 1-like: MACYDLCRPCGPTPLANSCNEPCVQQCQDSRVVIQPPAVLVTLPGPILSSFPQNTAVGSSSSAAVGNVLSSQGVPVSSSGFGFGGLGGYGFGFGFGGLGGYGFGGLGCFGGRRGCYPC, from the exons atggcctgctacgacctctgccgcccctgcggacccaccccgctggctaacagctgcaacgagccctgtgtccagcagtgccaggactcccgcGTCGTCATCCAGCCTCCCGCCGTGCTGGTCACCCTGccaggacccatcctcagctccttcccccagaacaccgccGTCGGATCCTCCTCATCGGCTGCCGTGGGCAACgtcctcagctcccagggagtgCCCGTCTCCTCCAGTGGCTtcggcttcggaggcctgggcggctacggctt tggcttcggcttcggaggcctgggcggctacggcttcggaggcctgggctgcttcgGCGGCAGAAGAGGCTGCTACCCCTGCTAA